The genomic window CGCAGCTGGACGGGATCGCCGCCGAGTTCCGCGCCGACGCCGCCGCCAAGGTGGCGGTGCAGGAGCTGAAATGGGCCTTCCTGACCCGGGCCGAGGCGCTGGTGCATGGCGACCTGCACACTGGGTCGATCATGGTGACGGAGACCGACAGCCGCGCCATCGACCCGGAATTCGCCTTCTACGGCCCGATGGGCTTCGATGTCGGTGCCCTGCTGGCCAATTTCTTCCTGGCCTATTTCGCCCAGGAAGGCCACGCCACGGCGGCCGACGACCGTGACGCCTACCGCAGCTGGCTGCTGGTCCAGGCCGAGGCGATCTGGACCGGCTTCGAGAAGCGCTTCCTGGAGCTGTGGCGGGCGGAGAACACGGGCGACGCCTTCAGCCGCGACCTGTTCGCCGACGGCGACGGCGCCCTGGCGCTGGACGCCCACCGCAAGGCGACCATGGCCCGGCTGTTCCGCGACACGGTCGGCTTCGCCGGTGCCAAGATGGTCCGCCGCATCCTGGGGCTGGCGCATGTCGCCGACCTCGAGACCATCGCCGACCCGGACCGGCGCGCCGCCTGCGAGACCAAGGCGCTGCGCCTGGCCCGCGCCTTCCTGGTCGAGCGCGACCGCCTCACCGGCCCGGCCGATCTGCGCCACGCGGCCGAGACCGTCTTCCGCGAGGGTTGAGCCATGAAGATCGACGGCAAGTCCTACCGCACCATCTGGCCGGCCGAGGACGGCTGGCGGGTGGTGATCATCGACCAGACGAAGCTGCCGCACGGCTTCGAGACGGTGGTGCTGGAGAGCGAGGACCAGGCGGCCCACGCCATCCGCAGCATGCAGGTGCGCGGCGCGCCGCTGATCGGCGCCACCGGCGCCTACGGCCTGGCGCTGGCGCTGCGCGCCGACCCGTCCGACGCCGCCCTGGCCGGCGCCTATGACCGCCTGCTGGCCACCCGCCCGACCGCCGTGAACCTGCGCTGGGCGCTCGACGACGTGCGCGGCCGGGTGGCGCCGCTGAAGCCGGCGGAGCGCGCCGCCGCCGCCTATCGCCGCGCCGCCGAGATCTGCGACGACGACGTCGCCACCTGCCGCGCCATCGGCGAGCACGGCCTGGCCGTGTTCCGCGAGGTCTGGGAGAAGAAGGGCCGGCCGGAGCGGCTGAACGTGCTGACCCATTGCAATGCCGGCTGGCTGGCCACGGTCGACTGGGGCACCGCCCTGGCGCCGATCTACATGGCGCATGACAGCGGGGTGCCGGTGCATGTCTGGGTCGACGAGACCCGGCCGCGCAACCAGGGCGCCAGCATCACCGCCTTCGAGCTGGGCCGCCACGGCGTGCCGCACACTGTGATCGCCGACAATGTCGGCGGCCATCT from Inquilinus sp. Marseille-Q2685 includes these protein-coding regions:
- the mtnA gene encoding S-methyl-5-thioribose-1-phosphate isomerase, yielding MKIDGKSYRTIWPAEDGWRVVIIDQTKLPHGFETVVLESEDQAAHAIRSMQVRGAPLIGATGAYGLALALRADPSDAALAGAYDRLLATRPTAVNLRWALDDVRGRVAPLKPAERAAAAYRRAAEICDDDVATCRAIGEHGLAVFREVWEKKGRPERLNVLTHCNAGWLATVDWGTALAPIYMAHDSGVPVHVWVDETRPRNQGASITAFELGRHGVPHTVIADNVGGHLMQHGMVDLCIVGTDRTTATGDVCNKIGTYLKALAAHDNGVPFYVALPYTTIDWTLTDGIRQIEIEQRDARELSHITGRTADGRIETVGILPEGSAAANWAFDVTPARYVTGLITERGVCPASREGLAGLYPDRAA
- the mtnK gene encoding S-methyl-5-thioribose kinase translates to MSEESRLTGGPDYRPLDEASIRPYLAGLPAIRDVLGGDPAGWQVTEVGDGNLNLVFIVKGAAGGLVVKQALPYVRLVGDSWPLPLDRAWYEWHALSEQARHVPHLVPKLHHFDPAMALIVMEWLTPHIILRKGLIAGTRYPLLAGHMAEFLAQTLFKTSDLHAPAAEKKAKMAPFCGNTSLCKITEDLVFTDPYRIAELNRWTSPQLDGIAAEFRADAAAKVAVQELKWAFLTRAEALVHGDLHTGSIMVTETDSRAIDPEFAFYGPMGFDVGALLANFFLAYFAQEGHATAADDRDAYRSWLLVQAEAIWTGFEKRFLELWRAENTGDAFSRDLFADGDGALALDAHRKATMARLFRDTVGFAGAKMVRRILGLAHVADLETIADPDRRAACETKALRLARAFLVERDRLTGPADLRHAAETVFREG